Proteins encoded within one genomic window of Cucumis sativus cultivar 9930 chromosome 3, Cucumber_9930_V3, whole genome shotgun sequence:
- the LOC101223077 gene encoding ammonium transporter 1 member 3 isoform X2 gives MFNWVPGGLHKCSYCLSKALKFFPISCKPLINPPLIFTLQFVISSSSSSSPPAMAEMACSAADLHHLLGGSANATAVAEYICSRFESVSTKFVDTTGSIAERTQFVAYLIYSSVLTGLVYPIVSHWFWSSDGWGSAARSDKLLFGSGVIDFAGSGVVHMVGGIAGLWGALIEGPRIGRFDHAGRSVALRGHSGTLVVLGTFLLWFGWYGFNPGSFLNILKAYGHTAAPYYGQWSAIGRTAVTTTLAGCTAALTTLFGKRLLVGHWNVTDVCNGLLGGFAAITSGCAVVDPWAAIVCGFFAAWVLIGFNKLAEKLKYDDPLEAAQLHGGCGAWGILFTGLFAKQAYVNEIYPGLPERPYGMLMGGGGWLLAAHLVQILSIVGWVSVTMGIVFWLLHKFELLRIKAEAEMAGMDLTSHGGLAYVYNDEEKF, from the exons ATGTTTAATTGGGTACCGGGTGGGTTGCACAAATGTAGTTATTGTTTAAGCAAAGCATTGAAgttttttccaatttcttgCAAACCACTTATAAACCCCCCTCTTATTTTCACCCTACAATTTGTcatctcctcctcctcctcctcctctccTCCAGCCATGGCAGAAATGGCCTGCTCCGCTGCCGACCTCCACCACCTCCTCGGCGGCTCAGCCAATGCCACTGCTGTCGCCGAGTACATTTGCAGCCGATTTGAGTCTGTGTCGACGAAATTCGTGGACACGAC TGGATCCATTGCTGAAAGAACTCAATTTGTTGCTTATTTGATCTATTCTTCTGTTTTGACTG GTTTGGTATATCCGATTGTTTCTCATTGGTTTTGGTCATCCGATGGTTGGGGAAGTGCCGCCCGGTCCGACAAACTCCTTTTCGGCTCCGGCGTAATCGACTTCGCCGGCTCCGGCGTCGTCCACATGGTCGGAGGAATCGCCGGTTTATGGGGCGCCCTCATAGAAGGACCACGAATCGGCCGGTTCGATCATGCCGGCCGGTCCGTCGCCCTCCGTGGCCACAGCGGCACACTGGTGGTTCTCGGCACTTTCCTCCTCTGGTTCGGCTGGTACGGCTTCAACCCCGGTTCATTCCTCAACATCCTCAAAGCCTACGGGCACACCGCCGCCCCTTATTACGGCCAATGGAGCGCCATCGGCCGCACCGCCGTCACCACAACCCTAGCCGGCTGCACAGCCGCATTAACCACTCTCTTCGGCAAACGGCTTCTCGTCGGGCATTGGAATGTGACCGATGTTTGCAACGGTCTACTAGGTGGATTTGCCGCCATAACCTCCGGGTGCGCGGTGGTAGATCCATGGGCAGCGATTGTTTGTGGGTTTTTCGCAGCTTGGGTGTTGATTGGATTCAACAAATTAGCGGAGAAATTGAAGTACGACGATCCATTAGAGGCGGCGCAATTACATGGGGGATGTGGGGCTTGGGGGATTTTGTTCACAGGGTTATTTGCAAAACAAGCTTATGTGAATGAGATATATCCAGGGTTGCCGGAAAGGCCGTACGGGATGCTGATGGGCGGCGGAGGGTGGTTGTTGGCTGCTCATTTGGTGCAAATTTTGTCGATTGTTGGTTGGGTTAGTGTGACAATGGGGATTGTTTTTTGGTTGTTGCACAAGTTTGAGTTGTTGAGGATAAAGGCGGAGGCGGAGATGGCCGGAATGGATTTGACGAGTCACGGTGGTTTGGCTTATGTTTATAACGATGAAGAGAAGTTTTGA
- the LOC101205538 gene encoding tetratricopeptide repeat protein 4 homolog, translating to MALWMEDGSNPLTENEKADLDAIAALKESSALEFKEKGNEFVRLGRKHYTDAIDCYTKAINQKALSNSENSVLYANRAHVNLLLGNYRRALNDAEEAINLCPTNIKAIYRAAKASLSLNLLDEAKSYCVSGIRCDPNNVEIKKIESQIDSLILEQEQREALVTKAIAEAEKLVSAVVHRGFKIGNATYQELTGLRKPVLDKNNILHWPVLLLYAEVMSSDFIEDFCETDMFSAHLDMMFAEDCPPLPWDAENKYTREAIELYYEAGSGICLSKERILRNFLEGTAASNAESIALEDAVEDSNHTTSANKGSSKWIKVHERRTLHDVLKEPNYIIPGIPVFYVVSRNSKFYKDFKAGRWVPPS from the exons ATGGCGCTATGGATGGAGGATGGTTCGAATCCCTTAACAGAGAACGAGAAAGCTGACCTTGACGCCATAGCTGCTCTTAAAGAGAGTTCTGCCCTCGAGTTCAAG GAAAAGGGGAATGAATTTGTCAGGTTAGGTAGAAAGCACTATACTGATGCTATTGATTGCTACACAAAGGCAATTAATCAGAAAGCCCTAAGCAACTCTGAGAACTCTGTCCTTTATGCAAATAGAGCTCATGTGAATTTACTTCTTGGAAACTATAGACGAGCTCTAAATGATGCTGAGGAGGCAATCAATTTGTGTCCCACAAACATCAAg GCAATTTATCGAGCTGCTAAAGCCTCTCTTTCCCTGAATTTATTAGATGAAGCAAAGTCCTACTGTGTAAGTGGTATAAGGTGCGACCCAAATAATGTAGAAATCAAAAAGATTGAGAGTCAGATTGATTCACTGATATTGGAGCAGGAACAACGTGAGGCTCTAGTTACAAAGGCTATTGCAGAGGCAGAG AAACTTGTTTCTGCAGTCGTGCATAGAGGTTTTAAGATTGGGAACGCGACATATCAAGAACTAACTGGATTAAGAAAGCCGGtattagataaaaataacATTCTCCACTGGCCAGTTCTTCTACTGTATGCAGAGGTTATGTCCAGCGACTTCATTGAGGACTTCTGTGAGACTGATATGTTTTCAGCTCATCTGGATATg ATGTTTGCAGAAGATTGTCCTCCTTTGCCATGGGATgcagaaaataaatatactcGTGAAGCAATTGAACTATATTATGAG GCTGGTTCAGGAATTTGTTTATCAAAAGAgagaattttaagaaattttctAGAGGGAACTGCTGCATCTAATGCAGAAAGCATTGCACTTGAAGATGCAGTTGAAGATTCAAATCATACCACTTCTGCAA ATAAAGGGTCTTCTAAATGGATCAAAGTTCATGAAAGGAGAACGCTTCACGACGTTCTAAAGGAGCCGAACTACATTATACCAGGAATACCAG TCTTTTATGTTGTTtcaagaaactcaaaattttataaagatttCAAAGCTGGGAGATGGGTTCCTCCCTCATAA
- the LOC101223077 gene encoding ammonium transporter 1 member 4 isoform X1, with translation MFNWVPGGLHKCSYCLSKALKFFPISCKPLINPPLIFTLQFVISSSSSSSPPAMAEMACSAADLHHLLGGSANATAVAEYICSRFESVSTKFVDTTYAVDNTYLLFSAYLVFAMQLGFAMLCAGSVRAKNTMNIMLTNVLDAATGGIFYYVFGFALAFGTPSNSFIGHHYFGLSQFPSSSFDYGFFLFQWAFAIAAAGITSGSIAERTQFVAYLIYSSVLTGLVYPIVSHWFWSSDGWGSAARSDKLLFGSGVIDFAGSGVVHMVGGIAGLWGALIEGPRIGRFDHAGRSVALRGHSGTLVVLGTFLLWFGWYGFNPGSFLNILKAYGHTAAPYYGQWSAIGRTAVTTTLAGCTAALTTLFGKRLLVGHWNVTDVCNGLLGGFAAITSGCAVVDPWAAIVCGFFAAWVLIGFNKLAEKLKYDDPLEAAQLHGGCGAWGILFTGLFAKQAYVNEIYPGLPERPYGMLMGGGGWLLAAHLVQILSIVGWVSVTMGIVFWLLHKFELLRIKAEAEMAGMDLTSHGGLAYVYNDEEKF, from the exons ATGTTTAATTGGGTACCGGGTGGGTTGCACAAATGTAGTTATTGTTTAAGCAAAGCATTGAAgttttttccaatttcttgCAAACCACTTATAAACCCCCCTCTTATTTTCACCCTACAATTTGTcatctcctcctcctcctcctcctctccTCCAGCCATGGCAGAAATGGCCTGCTCCGCTGCCGACCTCCACCACCTCCTCGGCGGCTCAGCCAATGCCACTGCTGTCGCCGAGTACATTTGCAGCCGATTTGAGTCTGTGTCGACGAAATTCGTGGACACGACGTACGCAGTTGACAACACCTATCTTTTGTTTTCAGCATACCTTGTATTTGCAATGCAGCTTGGATTTGCAATGCTTTGTGCTGGGTCAGTTAGGGCGAAAAACACAATGAATATAATGTTAACAAATGTTCTTGATGCAGCAACTGGTggaatattttattatgtGTTTGGATTTGCTTTGGCATTTGGAACACCTTCAAATTCCTTTATTGGGCATCATTATTTTGGGCTTTCACAATtcccatcttcttcatttgattatggcttctttttgtttcaatgGGCGTTTGCAATTGCTGCTGCTGGAATTACAAGTGGATCCATTGCTGAAAGAACTCAATTTGTTGCTTATTTGATCTATTCTTCTGTTTTGACTG GTTTGGTATATCCGATTGTTTCTCATTGGTTTTGGTCATCCGATGGTTGGGGAAGTGCCGCCCGGTCCGACAAACTCCTTTTCGGCTCCGGCGTAATCGACTTCGCCGGCTCCGGCGTCGTCCACATGGTCGGAGGAATCGCCGGTTTATGGGGCGCCCTCATAGAAGGACCACGAATCGGCCGGTTCGATCATGCCGGCCGGTCCGTCGCCCTCCGTGGCCACAGCGGCACACTGGTGGTTCTCGGCACTTTCCTCCTCTGGTTCGGCTGGTACGGCTTCAACCCCGGTTCATTCCTCAACATCCTCAAAGCCTACGGGCACACCGCCGCCCCTTATTACGGCCAATGGAGCGCCATCGGCCGCACCGCCGTCACCACAACCCTAGCCGGCTGCACAGCCGCATTAACCACTCTCTTCGGCAAACGGCTTCTCGTCGGGCATTGGAATGTGACCGATGTTTGCAACGGTCTACTAGGTGGATTTGCCGCCATAACCTCCGGGTGCGCGGTGGTAGATCCATGGGCAGCGATTGTTTGTGGGTTTTTCGCAGCTTGGGTGTTGATTGGATTCAACAAATTAGCGGAGAAATTGAAGTACGACGATCCATTAGAGGCGGCGCAATTACATGGGGGATGTGGGGCTTGGGGGATTTTGTTCACAGGGTTATTTGCAAAACAAGCTTATGTGAATGAGATATATCCAGGGTTGCCGGAAAGGCCGTACGGGATGCTGATGGGCGGCGGAGGGTGGTTGTTGGCTGCTCATTTGGTGCAAATTTTGTCGATTGTTGGTTGGGTTAGTGTGACAATGGGGATTGTTTTTTGGTTGTTGCACAAGTTTGAGTTGTTGAGGATAAAGGCGGAGGCGGAGATGGCCGGAATGGATTTGACGAGTCACGGTGGTTTGGCTTATGTTTATAACGATGAAGAGAAGTTTTGA